Part of the Candidatus Ozemobacteraceae bacterium genome is shown below.
GTTCCTTTTCTTTCTGGGTCAGGTTCTTGACCTGCCTGATCAGTCGTTCGAGGAAGGCGGCCTGGTTGGCCAGCTGCTCGTTGAAGCGGGAGATCTGCTTGCGCAGATTCTCTTTTTCGACCTCGATCAGGGCGTGCGGGTTCTGGGCCTCGAGTCCCGAGATGAACAGACCGAAAAAGCCTCGAATGAGATTCATCAACCTGGTGAACATACTATGACCTCTCCTTTCGGATTTTGCTTACTGCTCGGGGGTGAAGACCTGGACCTCGACTCGGCGGTTGAGAGCGTGGTTCATCAAGTCGTTCTCGTCGGCCGGAACTTCCCAGCCCTTGCCGGCCACGACGAACTTGTTGAGCGGGAATCTGTATTTACGGATCAGCGCGTCACGGACCGACTTCGAGCGGTCTTCCGAAAGTTCCTTCACGGCTTTTTCGGGGACCTTGCCCTTCATCGAGGCGTCCGTGTGCCCGACGATCGCAACGGTCGCGCGCTCATACTGGCCGACCATGCGAGCGATCTTCTCGAGGGTCGCGTCGACGGACGGGTCGTAGAGCGTGTTTGCGACCGGCTGGCCGAACTCGTCGTGTTCCGGCTCATACACGTTCGCGGAGTTGGGGTAGAAGTTGATGCGCACCGTCTGGGTGAGCACCGGCGCCTCGGCCGAGACCTTTTTGTAGGAGGTCGGCACGAAGCGGGACACCGGCACATCCTGCTGGTCCTTGAAGGCGCCTTCCTTTTCGAGGTCCTGCAGGACCGAAAAGTCCATCACCTCGTCGAACCGCACGGGGGTGGCGAGAACGCCGAGTTCGCGGTAGACGAGCGTGATGTTGCTCCAGGTGCGCTCGAAGTTGGTCGGGTTGTTGCGGTTGGTGAAGAACTCCTTGTTCATGCCGAAATTCGTGATGAACGCGTCGTTCTCCATCGTCTTGACGTCGTCGACCTTCATGCCGTAGCCGTCGGCCATCCACTGGAACGCCTGGGCTTTCTGGGTCTGGTTCCTGACCATCGCCATGCCTTCGAAAATGCCGGCCACGAGGCCCTTCACGATCTCCGGGTGGTCCTTGGCGAAGTCGGCGCGGACGGCCCATACGTCGGTGATGAGCCGGTTCGCTTCGGCCGTGGTGGTGAGAATGCGCGTGCCCGTCACCTTTTCC
Proteins encoded:
- a CDS encoding phosphate ABC transporter substrate-binding/OmpA family protein, with translation MNEELGPTPLGKFVMFVFILGCIFAAAVSFSPSLKQMIFPASTTTPTGHGSGQAQGAPDAAGTPSGQSAAAPSGQVIEAPDAKGITTVQEYKYIPQEKLPPVKGVSSYEWDEQKKIVEFPINVWIGWLPIVAANHGFAPSEESIFFKKYGFKVNLKLIDDPVVARDAYAAGKSHVLWGTLDMMCLFAGELMKDSRTAPRIYQQIDWSNGGDGIVVRGNIRSVKDLNGKTVVFAQNSPSQYLIHNLLINAGLSPQRIKTRYTSTAFEAAAAFVSDKTIDACVSWAPDIYTIPEKVTGTRILTTTAEANRLITDVWAVRADFAKDHPEIVKGLVAGIFEGMAMVRNQTQKAQAFQWMADGYGMKVDDVKTMENDAFITNFGMNKEFFTNRNNPTNFERTWSNITLVYRELGVLATPVRFDEVMDFSVLQDLEKEGAFKDQQDVPVSRFVPTSYKKVSAEAPVLTQTVRINFYPNSANVYEPEHDEFGQPVANTLYDPSVDATLEKIARMVGQYERATVAIVGHTDASMKGKVPEKAVKELSEDRSKSVRDALIRKYRFPLNKFVVAGKGWEVPADENDLMNHALNRRVEVQVFTPEQ